In Reinekea thalattae, a genomic segment contains:
- the gspJ gene encoding type II secretion system minor pseudopilin GspJ — protein MKQQTGLTLVELLISLAIGSIIALGTLRLFNSSVTTRDNLGVHAEELSQLARAMSVIERDFLQLAPTRSVKDAFDEYQLALTLDYEGLVLTRNGWATSRVMSYERSSLQRVRYTLVENGAEQCPWQEPEDDEVLDCLVRSYRAHLDDDGSLDWSNQLLLRPVSELQWRFWVYSTATQSFDYQTEPPVLDATTGQLTGVTTAVEWVLTTGIQNQQHTRLFRVPSIELPSEAQ, from the coding sequence ATGAAACAGCAGACGGGCTTAACTCTGGTTGAATTACTTATTTCTCTTGCCATCGGCTCAATTATTGCGCTTGGAACACTTCGTCTGTTCAACAGCAGCGTCACAACCCGTGATAATTTGGGTGTACACGCTGAAGAGCTAAGTCAGTTAGCCCGTGCAATGTCAGTGATTGAACGCGACTTTTTACAGCTCGCACCAACTCGCTCGGTCAAAGATGCGTTCGATGAGTATCAATTAGCGTTGACTTTAGACTATGAAGGATTAGTGCTGACCCGTAATGGTTGGGCGACCAGTCGGGTAATGAGCTATGAGCGTTCATCGTTACAGCGTGTACGCTATACCTTGGTAGAAAACGGCGCAGAGCAGTGCCCTTGGCAAGAGCCTGAAGATGACGAAGTTTTAGACTGTTTAGTGCGAAGTTATCGTGCGCATCTAGATGATGACGGCTCATTAGATTGGTCAAATCAACTGTTACTGCGACCTGTTTCTGAATTGCAATGGCGTTTTTGGGTTTATAGCACGGCAACGCAATCGTTCGATTATCAAACTGAGCCACCGGTTCTCGACGCAACTACCGGCCAATTAACCGGCGTAACAACGGCTGTCGAATGGGTGCTGACCACTGGCATACAGAATCAACAGCACACTCGCTTATTTCGAGTGCCATCAATTGAATTGCCAAGCGAGGCTCAATAA
- a CDS encoding prepilin-type N-terminal cleavage/methylation domain-containing protein: MYRASRGFTLVELMIALFIFALLASTITLTNIQSLRTARQLDEQLQGRWVNQNVLTEMRLAESFPRSGSTDREYEYNGQTWLVDIEVQVEDSELLGSYLRHVELSSRVLGQQQYVDTLRATLGKVISL, translated from the coding sequence GTGTATCGCGCTAGCCGAGGCTTTACCTTAGTCGAGCTAATGATTGCGCTGTTTATTTTTGCGCTGCTGGCTTCGACAATTACCTTGACCAACATTCAATCTCTACGTACCGCGCGGCAGTTGGATGAACAATTGCAAGGTCGCTGGGTGAATCAAAATGTGCTCACCGAAATGCGTTTAGCAGAAAGTTTTCCTCGCTCAGGCAGTACCGATCGTGAGTATGAATATAACGGTCAAACCTGGTTGGTTGATATCGAAGTTCAGGTTGAAGACTCAGAGCTACTCGGCAGCTATTTACGTCATGTCGAATTGTCCTCTCGTGTGCTTGGTCAACAGCAGTATGTTGATACCTTACGCGCAACGCTGGGTAAGGTTATCAGCCTATGA
- a CDS encoding prepilin-type N-terminal cleavage/methylation domain-containing protein: MKRTAPQTGFTLIELMMVVLIIAIGAATVRLIVPQSDPLDQAEKIAQQFQHWFTQQQEQSLMSHEDLGLYFLQSEIISLTWRQGDRSAGEAAIVWQVVDQLSYGHDIESLEFELLLDIESNNWQSLRNAVSDHETITPHVILFASEEYQPSFLFRISQQSYTDEFIELTADGYNRMELNRVSR; the protein is encoded by the coding sequence ATGAAAAGAACTGCGCCACAGACTGGCTTTACGCTGATTGAATTAATGATGGTGGTGTTAATCATCGCCATCGGCGCAGCGACTGTTCGGCTTATCGTACCGCAGTCAGACCCATTAGATCAGGCTGAAAAGATCGCCCAGCAGTTCCAGCATTGGTTTACACAGCAGCAAGAGCAGTCATTGATGAGCCACGAAGACTTAGGCCTGTATTTTTTGCAGTCTGAAATAATCAGCCTCACCTGGCGGCAGGGCGATCGATCAGCTGGTGAGGCTGCCATTGTTTGGCAAGTTGTCGATCAACTTTCTTACGGCCATGACATCGAGTCGCTCGAATTTGAATTACTGCTGGATATTGAATCCAATAATTGGCAGTCGTTACGCAATGCGGTTTCTGATCATGAAACCATCACACCGCACGTTATTTTATTTGCATCCGAAGAATATCAGCCTTCTTTTCTATTTCGAATTTCCCAACAGAGCTATACGGATGAATTCATTGAGTTAACCGCCGACGGTTATAATCGAATGGAGTTGAATCGTGTATCGCGCTAG
- the gspG gene encoding type II secretion system major pseudopilin GspG codes for MIDKNSTTKQRGFTLIELMVVLVILGIIMGLVVPNVVGRGDEARVTAAQTDIKTISQALEMYRLHNSAYPSTDQGLEALVSQPSGSPEARNWRGPYLPKTPMDPWDYEYGYINESGVPEIISYGADNSAGGEGVNADISSSDL; via the coding sequence GTGATAGATAAAAACAGTACAACAAAACAACGTGGTTTTACGCTGATTGAGCTGATGGTGGTATTGGTTATTCTCGGCATCATTATGGGATTAGTTGTACCTAATGTCGTCGGCCGCGGCGATGAGGCTCGAGTGACAGCAGCACAGACAGACATTAAAACCATTTCTCAGGCACTTGAGATGTATCGTCTACACAACTCGGCATACCCTTCAACGGATCAGGGCTTAGAAGCATTAGTCAGCCAGCCGAGTGGTTCACCTGAGGCTAGAAATTGGCGTGGTCCTTATTTGCCAAAAACACCGATGGATCCATGGGATTATGAATACGGCTACATTAATGAGTCTGGTGTACCTGAAATCATCTCTTACGGTGCCGACAATAGCGCTGGCGGCGAAGGTGTGAACGCCGATATTTCTTCTTCCGATTTATAA
- the gspF gene encoding type II secretion system inner membrane protein GspF, translating to MAAFEFVALDASGKKQKGILEGDSARQVRQQLREKGWLVEQVHISQKRNRQPLLTLFTPKLSVSELALVTRQLATLVSSGMPLEECLKAVAEQSEKNRTRSLILSVRAKVLEGYSLAAAIKEYPRSFSTLYQATVNAGEHSGHLDQVMNRLADYMEEQQRIQKQIQMASIYPVILTLVALSIVAFLLNSVVPDIVGVFVSTGQDLPTPTRVLLAVSAFTERYWGLILFAIVLIIAAAVQFNRKPERRIKTHRLYLKLPLIRRVSLGFNTARFIGTVAMLSSSGVPLVEAMRIATQVISNLAIQQKVAAAAIMVSEGQSLYKALSEAGYFRPMMLHMIASGEASGELDSMLQKTADAEERSVQDLISTVLGLFEPLMILIMGAIVLLIVLAIVLPIMQMNSMAG from the coding sequence ATGGCTGCGTTTGAATTTGTCGCTTTAGATGCCTCTGGTAAAAAGCAAAAAGGCATATTAGAAGGCGACAGTGCACGTCAAGTTCGTCAGCAACTGCGAGAGAAGGGTTGGTTGGTTGAGCAGGTGCACATTAGCCAAAAACGTAATCGGCAGCCATTACTCACTCTGTTTACACCCAAACTTTCGGTATCGGAATTAGCATTGGTGACGCGTCAATTGGCGACATTGGTAAGTTCCGGAATGCCGCTTGAAGAATGCCTCAAGGCAGTGGCAGAGCAGTCTGAAAAAAACAGAACTCGTTCGCTTATATTAAGTGTCCGCGCCAAAGTGTTAGAAGGCTACAGCTTGGCAGCTGCAATAAAAGAATACCCACGTTCTTTCTCCACACTGTATCAAGCAACGGTTAACGCTGGTGAGCACAGCGGCCATTTAGATCAGGTAATGAACCGTTTAGCGGACTATATGGAAGAGCAACAGCGTATCCAAAAACAAATTCAAATGGCCAGTATTTATCCGGTTATTTTAACTCTGGTCGCGCTCTCCATTGTGGCGTTCTTATTGAACTCAGTAGTGCCGGATATTGTCGGCGTCTTCGTTTCAACGGGTCAGGATTTACCCACGCCAACACGAGTATTACTCGCTGTCAGTGCTTTTACCGAACGTTATTGGGGGCTAATTCTGTTTGCCATCGTGCTTATAATTGCGGCGGCAGTACAGTTTAACCGTAAACCTGAACGTCGCATTAAAACCCATCGGCTCTACTTGAAATTACCACTGATACGACGAGTCAGTTTGGGTTTTAATACCGCACGATTCATTGGCACGGTAGCCATGCTGTCATCGAGTGGCGTGCCATTAGTTGAAGCGATGCGTATTGCGACGCAAGTTATTTCTAATTTAGCGATTCAACAAAAGGTGGCAGCTGCCGCGATTATGGTCAGTGAAGGGCAATCTTTATATAAAGCGCTTTCAGAAGCCGGTTATTTTAGGCCGATGATGCTGCATATGATTGCCAGCGGTGAAGCCAGTGGCGAATTAGACAGCATGTTACAGAAGACAGCGGATGCAGAAGAGCGTTCGGTACAGGATTTGATTTCAACGGTTTTAGGTTTATTTGAACCGTTGATGATTTTAATCATGGGGGCAATTGTATTGTTGATCGTATTAGCGATTGTATTGCCTATTATGCAAATGAACTCTATGGCAGGTTAA
- the gspE gene encoding type II secretion system ATPase GspE, whose protein sequence is MDQQVPFSFAKRQGVIVDSDGPDGARILYRADADLMAIQETQRFIATVLPLALVSDSDFSDALNRAYQVDSEETMQMVEGLGDNMDLSSLADALPETTDLMDQVDDAPIIRLINAILTEAVRENASDIHIETFEKRLSIRFRVDGVLREVVQPKRALAPLLISRIKVMSKLDIAEKRLPQDGRISLRVAGREVDLRVSTIPANHGERIVLRLLDKKAGRLDLAHLGLASADLTKFENLISRPHGIILVTGPTGSGKTTSLYAALQSLNSHIRNIMTVEDPIEYGLPGIGQTQVNSKVDMTFARGLRAILRQDPDVVMIGEIRDSETAEIAVQASLTGHLVLSTLHTNSAVGAVTRLQDMGIEPFLLASSLIGLVSQRLVRTLCPDCKMAHLPDESERTFLDLAEHNQQPIYKAVGCSECKGSGFRGRIGVYELIQIDDTLRQLIQSQAGDIELENYARQHAHSIIDDGKSKILQGLTTIEEVLRVNRSY, encoded by the coding sequence ATGGATCAGCAGGTGCCTTTTTCATTCGCAAAACGTCAGGGTGTTATCGTCGACAGTGACGGTCCTGACGGTGCTCGAATTTTGTATCGAGCCGATGCTGATTTAATGGCTATCCAAGAAACACAACGTTTTATTGCCACAGTCTTGCCGCTAGCGTTAGTCAGTGACAGTGATTTTTCGGATGCCCTTAATCGTGCTTATCAGGTCGACTCAGAAGAGACCATGCAAATGGTTGAAGGTTTAGGCGACAACATGGATCTATCCAGTCTCGCTGATGCTTTACCGGAAACGACCGACCTCATGGATCAGGTTGATGACGCTCCGATCATTCGTTTAATTAATGCGATCTTAACGGAAGCGGTGCGCGAAAACGCTTCCGACATTCATATCGAAACCTTTGAAAAACGGCTGTCAATTCGCTTTCGTGTCGATGGCGTGTTGCGTGAAGTGGTACAACCTAAGCGTGCGTTGGCGCCATTATTAATTTCCCGTATTAAGGTCATGTCAAAGTTAGACATTGCTGAAAAACGTTTGCCGCAAGATGGTCGTATCTCACTGCGTGTAGCCGGTCGTGAAGTAGATTTACGTGTCTCGACTATTCCAGCAAATCATGGCGAACGGATTGTATTGCGCTTGCTTGATAAAAAGGCTGGCCGACTGGACTTAGCTCACCTAGGGTTGGCGAGTGCCGATTTAACTAAGTTTGAAAATCTAATTTCTCGGCCGCATGGCATTATTTTGGTCACCGGCCCAACAGGCTCAGGTAAAACCACCAGCCTTTATGCTGCTTTGCAATCGCTGAATAGTCATATTCGGAACATCATGACGGTTGAAGACCCGATTGAATATGGCTTGCCAGGTATCGGCCAGACTCAGGTTAATAGCAAGGTTGATATGACCTTTGCTCGAGGCTTGCGAGCAATTTTACGACAGGATCCTGATGTCGTTATGATCGGTGAAATTCGTGATAGCGAAACGGCAGAAATTGCCGTGCAAGCCAGTTTAACAGGTCACCTCGTGTTGAGTACGCTGCATACTAACTCTGCCGTCGGTGCGGTGACGCGATTGCAAGATATGGGGATTGAACCTTTCTTATTGGCTTCCAGTCTAATTGGTCTGGTGTCTCAACGGCTGGTGCGAACTCTATGCCCAGACTGCAAGATGGCGCATTTACCGGATGAAAGCGAGCGTACTTTTTTGGATTTAGCAGAGCATAACCAACAGCCTATTTATAAAGCGGTTGGTTGTTCAGAATGTAAAGGCAGTGGTTTTCGAGGCCGTATCGGCGTTTATGAATTAATTCAAATTGATGATACCTTGCGTCAGCTTATTCAAAGCCAAGCTGGCGACATTGAATTAGAAAACTATGCGCGTCAGCATGCGCATTCAATTATCGACGATGGTAAAAGTAAAATCCTGCAGGGCCTCACTACCATCGAAGAGGTGTTACGTGTTAATCGGAGTTACTGA
- a CDS encoding hybrid sensor histidine kinase/response regulator — MGLFFKPKFKAQKDRAILKKIDQTLSRQGLPSALMHFVLYVIIEWHLLQSEDAPNIVYFFGLLLFIMAAWRFILITQFESLYAKGPGHWREVFIVSGFMHAGTWSSYIVYRLATLPEEPMMLLGILYTSAIATGGTFVYSLYGNAVRYFLAILLGPLFFYFTFIQTSAASTAVGAGIIMAYFYLVGTGSRMAELIWTFLARNHEYKLRLSAFEQAREANSIRITSNRRFIRQLLNRLKNPLGSLIGVLGTLSVDDNDVENQGMLRIAKRSGYSMLDLIKDLEAFLDQRDRKAPDSSVFNLRKTLETALSEMGGKAHEKGRELSYLYHPEVPERIESDPIWLTNAFRRMIDFTIDMATQGEITVKINSISKHDEDALLLTFYFENSQISNAELLSVIERQLGELPEDEDVVEQLTLMIASAQFKAMGATLDAESKGELHKISVQLPIKTTSQQASSFKPSKYMAGKSIVLIDLSPQNRRSLAAEFESWGMNISVWKIDDLLQQSDAIESDFVFINVPVDDKKARKQLKKINSLQASFSAQARYVLYASELQHKLLDELSVEFIFVEKPVARDQLLSALRDANDKQGAADQQVQFHFTDTKILVADNNLLSQKVILKLLDQVGAEVDTCTNGIEVTEMMQKTNYDLILMDSEMPMRNALETTQVIRQTEQSTGLHVPIIMMSAEQDPEFERESLTAGVDDFLIKPLQLDDVVQLIQRWVG, encoded by the coding sequence ATGGGTCTGTTTTTTAAGCCTAAATTCAAGGCACAAAAAGATCGCGCGATCTTAAAGAAGATTGATCAAACATTGAGCAGGCAAGGTTTGCCCAGTGCGTTGATGCACTTTGTGCTGTACGTCATCATTGAGTGGCACTTACTACAGAGCGAAGATGCCCCGAATATTGTTTATTTCTTCGGCTTGCTTCTGTTTATTATGGCCGCTTGGCGTTTCATACTCATAACCCAGTTTGAAAGCCTATACGCTAAAGGCCCAGGACATTGGCGTGAAGTTTTTATTGTCTCCGGCTTTATGCATGCCGGCACTTGGTCTAGCTATATTGTTTATCGGCTAGCAACGCTACCAGAAGAGCCGATGATGCTATTAGGCATTCTCTATACTTCTGCCATCGCTACGGGCGGTACCTTTGTGTATTCGTTGTATGGTAATGCAGTGCGCTATTTTCTGGCCATTCTTCTTGGCCCGTTATTTTTCTATTTTACCTTTATCCAGACCTCCGCGGCCTCTACCGCCGTTGGTGCGGGCATTATTATGGCCTACTTCTATTTGGTCGGTACTGGCTCTCGTATGGCTGAACTTATCTGGACCTTTTTGGCTAGAAACCATGAATATAAATTACGTTTGTCTGCGTTTGAGCAGGCTCGTGAAGCCAACAGCATTCGCATAACGTCTAACCGACGTTTTATTCGGCAGCTATTAAATCGATTAAAAAATCCATTAGGCAGTTTGATTGGTGTGCTTGGTACGCTCTCTGTCGATGATAATGATGTTGAAAACCAAGGTATGTTACGCATTGCTAAACGCTCTGGTTATTCCATGCTTGATCTGATCAAAGACTTAGAGGCGTTTCTTGATCAGCGCGATCGCAAAGCACCAGATTCTAGTGTGTTCAATTTACGTAAAACGCTAGAAACTGCGTTATCAGAAATGGGTGGCAAAGCTCACGAAAAGGGCAGAGAGCTGTCTTATCTTTACCATCCTGAAGTGCCAGAGCGTATTGAGTCCGACCCTATTTGGCTGACTAACGCGTTCCGCAGGATGATTGACTTCACCATTGATATGGCAACGCAGGGTGAGATCACGGTTAAAATTAATTCGATCAGTAAGCACGATGAAGACGCTTTGCTGCTGACTTTTTATTTTGAAAATAGCCAAATTAGTAACGCCGAACTGCTTAGTGTTATCGAACGTCAGTTGGGTGAATTACCAGAAGATGAAGACGTTGTTGAGCAGCTCACGCTAATGATCGCCAGTGCTCAGTTTAAAGCAATGGGCGCAACGCTGGATGCCGAGTCGAAAGGTGAGCTGCATAAAATTTCAGTACAGTTACCGATCAAAACAACCAGCCAACAAGCAAGCTCATTTAAACCCAGTAAGTATATGGCGGGTAAGTCCATTGTGCTTATTGATCTAAGCCCGCAAAATCGTCGCTCCCTGGCCGCTGAATTTGAAAGCTGGGGTATGAATATTTCGGTTTGGAAAATTGATGACTTGCTGCAACAGAGTGACGCTATTGAAAGTGATTTTGTGTTTATCAATGTTCCGGTTGATGACAAAAAAGCACGTAAACAGCTGAAAAAAATTAATAGTTTGCAGGCAAGCTTTAGCGCTCAAGCGCGTTACGTTTTATATGCATCTGAGCTGCAACATAAATTACTAGACGAACTCAGTGTCGAGTTTATTTTTGTTGAAAAACCCGTGGCACGCGATCAGTTATTATCGGCATTGCGAGATGCAAACGATAAGCAGGGTGCTGCCGATCAACAGGTTCAGTTCCATTTCACTGACACCAAAATCTTAGTGGCTGATAATAATTTATTAAGCCAAAAAGTAATTTTGAAACTTCTCGATCAGGTTGGTGCCGAAGTAGACACCTGTACCAATGGCATTGAAGTCACAGAAATGATGCAAAAAACAAATTATGATTTAATTTTAATGGATAGCGAAATGCCAATGCGGAACGCCTTAGAGACAACGCAGGTGATTCGCCAGACGGAACAGTCAACCGGGCTGCATGTCCCCATTATCATGATGTCTGCCGAGCAGGACCCTGAATTTGAGCGTGAAAGCCTCACCGCAGGTGTCGATGATTTCTTAATTAAACCTCTGCAGTTAGATGATGTGGTGCAATTGATTCAGCGATGGGTAGGTTAG
- a CDS encoding TetR/AcrR family transcriptional regulator — translation MARIIHEPSAIERAVVQSSVKIFMINGPSRTSIAHLIKSTGFSKAQFYKHFENKQDLYAAILLENEQDFGSRISDMRKRESLSKLLEDFLLFRIEDIEKFRLLIEIEVELDESNNRCERYLNWKALNQQHISEFTEVVASHLPLSADREDAYAYYALVWAMARGFCSIAETDRFYNLVQDRRAFTQFLLKALQNLTSINLEKGGS, via the coding sequence ATGGCGCGTATTATTCATGAACCGTCGGCGATTGAGCGAGCTGTGGTTCAATCCTCTGTAAAGATATTCATGATCAACGGCCCCAGCCGAACCAGTATTGCTCACCTGATAAAATCAACTGGCTTCAGCAAAGCCCAATTCTATAAGCACTTTGAAAACAAGCAGGACCTTTACGCCGCAATCTTGTTAGAAAATGAGCAGGACTTCGGTTCGCGAATTTCGGATATGCGTAAACGTGAAAGCCTTTCTAAGCTGTTGGAAGACTTCTTGTTGTTCCGTATTGAAGACATCGAAAAATTTCGCTTGTTAATCGAGATAGAAGTTGAACTCGACGAAAGCAATAATAGATGCGAACGCTATCTGAATTGGAAAGCTTTAAACCAGCAGCATATCTCGGAGTTCACCGAGGTGGTCGCCAGTCATTTACCTCTATCAGCCGACCGTGAGGATGCTTACGCCTATTATGCATTGGTGTGGGCAATGGCGCGTGGATTCTGCAGTATTGCAGAAACCGACCGCTTTTATAATCTGGTTCAAGATCGGCGGGCGTTTACTCAGTTTTTGCTCAAAGCACTGCAAAACCTAACCAGTATTAATTTAGAGAAGGGCGGCAGCTAG
- the holB gene encoding DNA polymerase III subunit delta' has translation MHSATDVQTVPIWLTADQDKLLTQYRQGRLPHGILLVGHAGDGREVLTDKIIEALFCTQLQANQACGECKSCKLFATKHHPDYVRIEPEGKSQTIKVDAIRSIVQKVTGTAQQGGNKVVRIESAECMNLSAANALLKILEEPAANTYIFLATHELSRLLPTLRSRCRIQTLARPTEAQAAAFLQQQGYQNLPELALAITNGHPMLAAKLTEQDVQRWQETEAKLATEKQFMELSRYISGQDMAALIRQMMLWLDTAIRAQQQSSLSYTGISTTVIESLVKQDASRLFALRDYLVNKLSAISRQANLNPQMMAEGIASQWLSIQS, from the coding sequence TTGCATAGTGCCACTGACGTTCAAACTGTCCCAATTTGGCTTACCGCTGACCAAGATAAGCTGTTAACTCAGTATCGTCAGGGCCGTTTGCCGCACGGAATTTTATTGGTTGGGCATGCAGGTGATGGCCGCGAAGTTTTAACGGATAAAATAATAGAGGCATTATTTTGCACGCAATTGCAGGCTAATCAGGCTTGTGGCGAATGTAAGTCTTGCAAGCTTTTTGCAACTAAGCACCACCCTGATTATGTTCGTATCGAGCCAGAAGGTAAAAGCCAAACCATTAAAGTCGATGCTATTCGCAGCATAGTGCAAAAGGTTACTGGCACTGCACAACAGGGCGGCAATAAGGTGGTTCGTATAGAGTCGGCCGAATGCATGAATCTAAGTGCCGCCAATGCGTTACTCAAAATATTAGAAGAGCCAGCGGCGAACACCTACATATTTTTAGCCACTCACGAACTGAGCCGGTTGCTACCGACATTGAGGTCTCGATGTCGAATCCAAACATTAGCGCGACCAACAGAAGCTCAGGCAGCGGCATTTTTGCAGCAACAGGGTTATCAAAACTTGCCCGAATTGGCTCTGGCCATTACCAATGGTCACCCAATGCTTGCTGCAAAACTAACCGAACAAGATGTGCAACGCTGGCAAGAAACAGAAGCAAAGTTGGCGACGGAAAAGCAGTTTATGGAGCTGAGCCGATACATTTCAGGTCAAGACATGGCGGCGTTGATCCGGCAAATGATGTTGTGGCTTGATACGGCAATACGGGCGCAGCAGCAAAGCTCATTAAGCTATACCGGTATCAGCACGACTGTCATTGAATCGTTAGTCAAGCAAGATGCCTCTCGGCTGTTTGCTTTGCGTGATTATCTGGTTAATAAGTTATCCGCGATCAGTCGGCAGGCAAATTTAAACCCTCAGATGATGGCAGAAGGAATCGCCAGTCAGTGGTTGTCGATCCAATCCTGA
- the tmk gene encoding dTMP kinase has product MKPLFISIEGLEGAGKTTQAAVLMNWLTERGVELVRTREPGGTPVAEAIRELVLATHEEEIDPIAELLLVFAARKQHVETLIKPSLAAGKWVLSDRFTDATYAYQGGGRMLAAELIQQLENTVLEGFQPDLTIWFDCDAEVGLSRASNRGALDRIEQEDMAFFNRCRDAYASRAEKQPQRFLRINANNDVDQVSRELIAALELHFA; this is encoded by the coding sequence GTGAAGCCACTTTTTATTTCTATTGAGGGGCTAGAAGGAGCTGGCAAAACCACGCAAGCCGCTGTATTAATGAATTGGCTAACCGAGCGCGGCGTTGAGTTAGTGAGAACCCGAGAGCCCGGCGGTACACCGGTGGCTGAAGCTATTCGTGAATTAGTATTGGCGACGCACGAAGAAGAGATCGATCCAATTGCTGAACTGTTGCTGGTTTTTGCGGCTCGTAAACAGCACGTTGAAACGCTGATTAAACCATCGCTTGCGGCAGGCAAGTGGGTGTTGAGTGATCGCTTTACCGATGCGACCTATGCCTATCAGGGTGGCGGCAGGATGTTAGCTGCAGAATTGATTCAGCAATTGGAAAATACCGTTCTTGAAGGCTTTCAGCCGGATCTGACTATTTGGTTCGACTGTGATGCAGAAGTAGGTTTAAGCCGAGCCAGTAATCGAGGTGCACTGGATCGGATTGAACAAGAAGACATGGCGTTCTTTAATCGTTGTCGTGATGCTTACGCCAGCCGCGCCGAAAAACAACCTCAGCGGTTTTTACGCATCAATGCCAACAACGATGTTGATCAGGTATCGCGCGAATTAATTGCAGCATTGGAGCTTCATTTTGCATAG
- the mltG gene encoding endolytic transglycosylase MltG, translating to MIKKIIVSAIVLFLTVALISASLVLRELNKPINFSTETQHYTVAKGSSLKRVLNDFSNQGWVAYPRVHELWLRFQGKTNIQSGEYELSSQMTVDEIIEQFVRGEKILRSVRFIEGKTVTDYLVVIRANSYLTQTLDGLSLEQIALQVDPELENLEGWLFPDTYLFESGTRDIDILRLAYSRMQTQLDQLWAERSEKTAVSTPYEALILASIVEKETGAAFERPEIAGVFTRRLERRMRLQTDPTVIYGLGADFDGNITRRHLRTDTPYNTYTRGGLPPTPIANPGREAIWAALNPADGESIFFVAKGDGTHYFSSTLKEHNAAVRQYQRFGRREDYQSAPAQEATAE from the coding sequence GTGATCAAAAAAATTATAGTCAGTGCCATTGTCCTGTTCCTTACTGTGGCTTTAATCAGTGCAAGCCTTGTACTGCGAGAATTAAATAAGCCAATTAATTTCTCTACAGAAACACAGCATTACACAGTGGCAAAAGGCTCTTCATTAAAAAGAGTACTGAACGATTTTTCTAATCAGGGCTGGGTTGCTTACCCGCGTGTGCACGAACTCTGGTTGCGCTTTCAAGGTAAAACGAATATCCAAAGCGGTGAGTATGAACTGTCGAGTCAGATGACAGTCGATGAAATCATTGAGCAATTTGTTCGTGGCGAAAAGATACTGCGCTCGGTGCGCTTTATCGAAGGTAAGACGGTCACTGATTATCTAGTCGTTATTCGTGCAAACAGCTATTTAACTCAAACACTTGATGGCCTCAGCCTTGAACAGATTGCATTACAAGTTGACCCAGAATTAGAAAACTTAGAAGGTTGGCTATTCCCTGATACCTATTTGTTTGAATCGGGTACGCGTGATATCGATATTTTACGCTTAGCCTATTCGCGTATGCAGACGCAGCTTGATCAACTTTGGGCTGAGCGATCAGAAAAAACAGCGGTCAGCACGCCTTATGAAGCTTTGATTTTGGCATCTATTGTTGAAAAAGAAACCGGAGCTGCGTTTGAGCGGCCAGAGATTGCTGGCGTTTTTACGCGCCGTTTAGAGCGCCGCATGCGCTTGCAAACAGACCCTACGGTTATTTACGGATTGGGTGCTGATTTTGATGGCAATATTACCCGCAGACACTTACGTACCGATACGCCGTACAATACTTACACTCGTGGTGGTTTGCCGCCAACGCCAATCGCTAACCCAGGACGAGAAGCTATCTGGGCAGCCTTGAACCCAGCCGATGGCGAGTCTATTTTCTTTGTTGCCAAGGGTGACGGCACGCATTATTTTTCCAGTACGTTAAAAGAACATAATGCTGCGGTAAGGCAGTATCAGCGTTTTGGCCGTCGCGAAGACTATCAATCCGCTCCGGCGCAAGAGGCAACAGCAGAGTGA